The region GCGACCGGCCGGCTGAGAGGAGGAGGACGTGAACGAGGACGACGACAGGCTCGTGGCCGCCTTCCGCGCCGCGGCGGACACCCCGCCCGAGGCGGGGTCCGACCTCGACGACGTGCTCAGCACCTCGCACCGGGTCACCAGGCGCCGTCGCACACAGCTCGCGGGCGGCTTCGTCGCGGCTACCGTGCTCCTCGGCGGGGGCGGGGTGGCGGCGGCCGTCCTGCCCACGTCGGCCGGCGAGACGACCTCCGCCCCCGCACCCGCGCGGGAGAGCGCGGACTCCGCGGCCGGTGCGGCCGCGGCGCCGCGCGCGGCGGTCCCGAACCCCGCACCGCTCGGCCCGACGGCCGGCGAGGACTGCGTACCGACCCAGGACCCCGCGCTCCGCGCCCTGGTCGACGCCGCGCTGCCCCCGCTGCGGGACGCCGTGGAGGCCCCGACGACGCTGGAGTGCCGCCCCGGGGCCGGTCGCGAGGTCGCCCTCGACGTCGTCGACGGGGACGCGTCCGGGCTGATCAGCGTGGTCTACACGGCCCCCGGCGAGCCCCGGACGGATGCAGCGCTGGCGGTCGGGTGGGTCCAGGCGGGCCGGTCGACGGCGTCGGGCGGGTACGTCTCGGTGACGTCCCGCGCGGCGTCGGACTCGGGGGCCGTGCCCTTCCGCGCACGAGTGCAGGAGCTGGCCGACGCCCTCGCGCCGCATCTCTAGATCCCTGGGGGACACTGTCCGGCGTGCCGAAGGAGAAGGGGGCGACCGAGAAGGGCGAGCGCCGCCGGCAGGCCCTCACCGACGCCGCCGCGCAGCTGCTGCGCGAGGGCGGGTTCGACGCGATCCGGCACCGGGCCGTCGCCGAACGGGCGGGGCTCCCGCTGGCGTCGACCACCTACTACTTCGACTCGCTCGACGAGCTGGTCACCGCCGCCGTCGAGCGCACGAGCCGGGACGAGCTGGCCGAGGGCCGCGCGCACCTCGACGCCGGCGGCCCGGGCGACCCGTTGGAGCTCGTGCTGGACCAGCTGCTCGGCGCGGAGTCCCGGGACGGCGGGCTCGACGCCGTCCTGCTGCGCTACGAGCGGCTCGTCGGCGCCGGCCGGCGGCCCTACCTCGCGCCCCTGATGCGCGAGCTGCGCGGCGAGCTCGACGCCGTCCTGGCCGAGGCGCTGGCCCGGGCCGGGCACACCCTCGACGTGGACGCGCTGCGGCACGTCGTCGAGGTCGTCGACGGGGCGGTGCTCTCGGCGCTCATCGAGGCGGACCCGGACCCCCGCAAGGCCGCGCACACCGCGCTGCTCAGAGTCCTCTGAGCATGCGGCCGCCGAGAAGGCCGTATCCTCATCTGACGTGATTCCCAATGTGCTGGCCGCCCGCTACGCGAGCCCGGAGCTCGTCACGATCTGGTCGCCCGAATACAAGATCGTCCTGGAGCGCCGGCTGTGGATCGCGGTCCTCCGCGCCCAGCGTGACCTCGGGGTCGACGTGCCCGAGCAGGCGATCGCGGACTACGAGCGGGTCGTCGACCAGGTGGACCTGGCGTCGATCGCCGAGCGCGAGCGAGTCACCCGGCACGACGTGAAGGCGCGGATCGAGGAGTTC is a window of Pseudonocardia sp. T1-2H DNA encoding:
- a CDS encoding TetR/AcrR family transcriptional regulator, whose amino-acid sequence is MPKEKGATEKGERRRQALTDAAAQLLREGGFDAIRHRAVAERAGLPLASTTYYFDSLDELVTAAVERTSRDELAEGRAHLDAGGPGDPLELVLDQLLGAESRDGGLDAVLLRYERLVGAGRRPYLAPLMRELRGELDAVLAEALARAGHTLDVDALRHVVEVVDGAVLSALIEADPDPRKAAHTALLRVL